In Anaerolineales bacterium, a genomic segment contains:
- a CDS encoding DUF3891 family protein has protein sequence MIVQSAAEGDPHFVIMQVDHARACGEFVGQFGNATFATPEPLDLLTYVVAHHDEGWREVDGAPQRDPETALPYNLTKTPVQRLIAIGSKSPDFNVKWHPFCGVISSMHTYGLYHGRYGLSDKFYIDTIAPEYRGAVAGMVQGEVNRQNRLKVALRANPDTAGWAEHTFLFYHYKLLQFFDTLGLYVHTQCAAHRKPTDFLNVPLSPTQDVTIHAHPRSNDVVALTPYPFRVRRAGITTMGRYLTPLEEGEDVAMVIRGTPTATQTVYFISGESP, from the coding sequence ATGATCGTACAAAGCGCTGCCGAGGGTGATCCCCATTTTGTCATTATGCAGGTCGATCATGCCCGCGCCTGCGGGGAGTTCGTCGGGCAGTTTGGCAACGCGACCTTTGCCACCCCCGAACCGCTTGATCTGCTCACCTACGTCGTTGCCCATCATGACGAGGGCTGGCGCGAGGTAGACGGGGCGCCGCAGCGCGACCCCGAAACCGCCCTCCCCTACAACCTGACAAAAACGCCCGTCCAGCGCCTCATTGCCATCGGCAGCAAAAGCCCCGACTTCAATGTGAAATGGCATCCCTTCTGCGGGGTCATCAGCAGTATGCACACCTACGGACTCTATCACGGGCGCTACGGACTTTCCGATAAATTTTATATCGATACGATTGCCCCCGAATACCGAGGGGCGGTAGCGGGCATGGTGCAGGGCGAGGTGAACCGTCAAAACCGCTTGAAGGTGGCGCTGCGGGCAAACCCTGATACAGCAGGGTGGGCAGAACACACCTTTCTTTTTTATCATTACAAACTGCTCCAATTTTTCGATACCCTCGGCTTGTACGTCCATACGCAGTGTGCTGCTCACCGCAAACCAACCGATTTTCTAAATGTTCCTCTCAGCCCCACACAGGATGTCACCATCCATGCCCACCCGCGCTCCAACGATGTGGTTGCCCTCACCCCTTACCCTTTTCGTGTCCGCCGTGCCGGAATCACGACGATGGGGCGCTATCTCACACCCCTTGAAGAAGGCGAGGATGTGGCAATGGTCATACGGGGGACGCCCACCGCCACCCAAACGGTCTACTTCATCTCTGGGGAGTCGCCGTAG
- the gyrA gene encoding DNA gyrase subunit A, with translation MDIGTIRPVSIDTQMRESYLDYAMSVIVARALPDARDGLKPVHRRILYVMHDMGLRPNGSYKKSARIVGEVLGKYHPHGDQAVYDAMVRLAQDFSMRYMLVDGQGNFGSIDGDAPAAMRYTEAKMKAIAEEILADLNLDTVDWSDNFDGSLQEPNVLPARIPNMLINGSSGIAVGMATNIPPHNLREIAQAASYLIDHYDTFDEVSVDDLMQFVKGPDFPTGASILASDELREMYATGRGRLIVRATCSVEEIGKNGERQAIIVTEIPYQANKVAIIERIAQLVKEDKLDEISDLRDESDRKGMRIVIELKRAAQPLKTLNKLYKFTQLQSTFGVQMLALVDNEPRTLSLKRALQVYIEHRREVIRRRSEFQLAKARARAHILEGYLKALANIDDIIRTIREAEDTDTARENLMILFDLTEIQAQAILELQLRRIASLERKRIDNEYTEVAATMSYLEDLLAHPKKILALIQTDLAEVAAKYGDERRTRLDFETVGEFEETDFIREEEVLIALTKRGFIKRSPASLYRTQGRGGRGVTGITTRDEDNVELLLSANSHGYVLCFTNFGKVYALRAYQVPEADRTGKGQLISNLIALNPDEKITGLTCVDNFDAGYFVMVTRNAKIKRVEISEFSAVRTSGLIAITLDDDDRLEWVRRTSGEDHLIVVTAYGMAIRFDEREVRVMGRGAAGVNAIRLNEGDYLAGVDVIDQTKTELLIVTRKGFGKRSPLNDYRLQGRYGMGLRTIGTETLKKQGVIVSVHTLTTTDEITVITREGMSIRMRASEIRLVRRPSGVVRLINKLGSDHVVSVAVVGTNGEDAESTTLTPLDANDSGVLAEDADALLADMGDMVDDSDIDQEGAEDEPEADFDAEELTDDTHRSALDHSAGRPETRPSANGSIDGQE, from the coding sequence ATGGATATCGGTACGATCCGCCCCGTCAGCATCGACACGCAAATGCGCGAAAGCTACCTTGATTACGCCATGAGCGTAATCGTCGCCCGCGCTTTGCCCGACGCCCGCGATGGCTTGAAACCCGTCCACCGTCGTATTCTCTACGTCATGCACGATATGGGGCTGCGCCCGAATGGGTCTTACAAGAAAAGCGCCCGTATCGTTGGTGAAGTCTTGGGGAAGTACCACCCGCACGGCGATCAGGCGGTGTACGATGCCATGGTGCGTTTGGCGCAAGATTTTTCCATGCGCTACATGCTGGTTGATGGGCAGGGAAACTTCGGCAGCATCGATGGCGACGCACCCGCCGCCATGCGCTATACCGAAGCAAAAATGAAAGCCATTGCTGAGGAAATCCTTGCTGACCTCAATTTAGATACAGTAGATTGGTCGGATAATTTCGATGGTTCGCTCCAAGAACCAAACGTCCTCCCCGCCCGCATCCCCAATATGCTGATCAATGGCAGCAGCGGGATCGCGGTGGGCATGGCAACGAACATCCCCCCCCACAACCTCCGCGAGATCGCCCAAGCCGCCAGCTACCTCATCGACCATTACGATACCTTCGATGAGGTCAGCGTTGATGACCTGATGCAGTTTGTGAAGGGTCCCGATTTTCCTACCGGCGCTTCCATCCTTGCTAGCGACGAACTGCGCGAAATGTACGCCACCGGACGCGGGCGTCTGATCGTCCGTGCCACCTGTTCGGTAGAGGAAATTGGCAAAAATGGCGAGCGTCAAGCAATCATTGTCACCGAAATCCCCTACCAAGCGAACAAGGTCGCCATTATTGAACGCATTGCCCAGCTTGTCAAAGAGGATAAGCTCGATGAAATCTCTGATCTGCGCGATGAATCAGACCGCAAGGGGATGCGCATCGTCATTGAGTTGAAACGCGCCGCCCAACCCCTTAAGACGCTCAACAAGCTCTACAAGTTCACCCAACTGCAAAGCACCTTTGGCGTCCAAATGTTGGCGCTGGTCGATAACGAACCGCGCACCCTCAGCCTAAAACGGGCGCTGCAAGTTTATATTGAACACCGCCGCGAGGTTATCCGCCGCCGCTCGGAGTTTCAGCTTGCCAAAGCGCGGGCGCGGGCGCATATCCTTGAAGGCTACCTCAAGGCACTCGCCAACATTGATGATATTATCCGCACCATTCGTGAGGCAGAAGATACCGACACCGCCCGCGAAAACCTGATGATCCTCTTTGACCTCACCGAGATTCAGGCACAGGCGATCCTCGAACTTCAACTGCGGCGCATTGCCAGCCTTGAGCGCAAGCGCATTGACAACGAATACACCGAGGTCGCTGCCACGATGAGCTACCTTGAAGACCTTCTCGCCCACCCTAAGAAAATCCTTGCCCTGATCCAAACCGATCTTGCCGAGGTTGCCGCAAAGTACGGCGACGAACGCCGCACCCGCCTTGACTTTGAAACAGTGGGTGAGTTTGAGGAGACCGATTTCATCCGTGAGGAAGAAGTCCTCATTGCGCTCACCAAGCGTGGCTTCATCAAACGTTCGCCCGCCTCCCTTTACCGTACACAAGGACGCGGGGGACGCGGTGTGACAGGCATAACCACCCGCGATGAAGATAACGTCGAACTGCTCCTCAGCGCCAACTCGCACGGGTATGTTCTGTGCTTCACCAATTTCGGGAAGGTCTATGCCCTCCGTGCCTACCAAGTCCCAGAGGCAGATCGCACGGGCAAGGGGCAGTTGATCTCGAACCTCATCGCCCTGAACCCCGATGAAAAAATCACCGGACTCACTTGTGTCGATAATTTCGATGCTGGCTATTTCGTCATGGTCACTCGCAATGCGAAGATCAAGCGTGTTGAAATTTCCGAATTTTCAGCGGTGCGTACCTCTGGCTTGATTGCCATCACCCTTGATGATGATGATCGGCTCGAATGGGTGCGCCGCACCTCTGGCGAGGATCACTTGATCGTCGTCACCGCCTATGGTATGGCAATTCGCTTTGATGAACGCGAAGTGCGCGTCATGGGGCGGGGGGCGGCGGGTGTCAATGCTATTCGCCTCAACGAGGGCGATTATCTTGCCGGTGTCGATGTCATTGACCAAACCAAAACGGAACTGCTCATCGTCACTAGGAAAGGCTTCGGCAAGCGCAGCCCCTTGAATGATTACCGCCTTCAGGGGCGCTATGGGATGGGCTTGCGCACCATTGGCACAGAGACCCTCAAAAAACAGGGCGTCATTGTCAGCGTTCATACCCTGACTACGACGGATGAGATCACCGTGATCACCCGCGAGGGAATGTCCATTCGGATGCGTGCCAGCGAGATTCGTTTGGTCAGGCGCCCATCGGGTGTTGTCCGCCTGATCAATAAACTTGGCTCTGATCACGTTGTAAGTGTTGCTGTTGTCGGGACGAACGGTGAGGATGCCGAGAGTACGACCCTCACCCCGCTAGATGCAAATGACAGCGGTGTCCTTGCCGAAGACGCCGATGCCCTTTTAGCAGATATGGGGGATATGGTCGATGATAGTGATATCGATCAAGAGGGCGCTGAGGATGAACCTGAAGCCGACTTTGACGCGGAGGAACTGACCGATGATACACACCGTTCTGCACTGGATCATTCAGCGGGTCGTCCTGAGACTCGTCCGTCTGCTAATGGATCGATTGATGGGCAAGAGTAG
- a CDS encoding MFS transporter yields the protein MTNPTVTPTATPTVNPTATMQMHIRRQARRVENIMVGEIESRVRSNMHTEIIAAMLFGTFMACLSFIPVLLRKMGAPQDWIALYVAQQFLGFMLNPLAVMILPKRRGVMRACVIMWCVGRGTFGVAAFVNGYEALVAILIIFWLFEALPTPLYTRIMQAVYPASSRGRVMGLIRVGMAGMSLAATPIIGWVLDNIGGEHLLPISTAGLSLSLAPLGGWLAATTGQRLVLFFGAVLAVMSALIFSRMRLNETAMDASERGASGVMGMILKEDKRFKLYMLGVVCFGFGHLTAFALYPLVQVDRLNLSYSAVGLLNTINALFFLGGYMVMGRMIDRRGGVWSLRLVYGIGLIIPLCYALAVEGWHLAPAFAALGIVMAGLDLCLLNTVMELGDPKKLGEYTAIQTSLLGIRGLIAPFFGVFLLNSGFSQTTIFLLGAGLIALAVIILGYAVKMPPTPFLVEGQP from the coding sequence ATGACTAATCCTACCGTTACCCCTACTGCTACCCCTACCGTAAATCCTACTGCCACGATGCAAATGCACATCCGCCGCCAAGCACGCCGCGTCGAAAATATCATGGTGGGCGAGATTGAATCCCGCGTTCGTTCCAACATGCACACCGAGATTATTGCCGCCATGCTGTTCGGGACGTTCATGGCGTGCCTCAGTTTCATCCCCGTCTTGCTACGGAAAATGGGCGCCCCACAAGATTGGATTGCCCTTTATGTTGCCCAACAGTTTTTAGGCTTCATGTTGAACCCGCTAGCGGTGATGATTCTTCCCAAACGGCGCGGCGTCATGCGGGCGTGCGTGATCATGTGGTGTGTGGGACGCGGGACGTTCGGGGTTGCCGCCTTTGTGAACGGCTATGAGGCGCTGGTGGCAATTTTGATTATCTTTTGGCTGTTCGAGGCGCTCCCCACCCCGCTTTACACGCGGATTATGCAAGCGGTCTATCCGGCATCATCGCGGGGGCGAGTCATGGGCTTGATCCGCGTGGGCATGGCGGGGATGAGCCTTGCCGCCACACCGATCATCGGGTGGGTCTTGGATAACATCGGCGGGGAGCATCTGCTGCCGATCAGCACAGCGGGGCTGAGCCTGAGCCTTGCCCCGCTTGGCGGATGGTTGGCGGCGACGACGGGACAGCGTTTAGTGCTATTTTTCGGGGCAGTATTGGCAGTGATGTCGGCGCTCATCTTTTCGCGGATGCGCCTGAACGAAACGGCGATGGACGCCTCAGAACGGGGCGCATCGGGCGTGATGGGAATGATCTTGAAGGAAGACAAACGCTTTAAGCTCTATATGCTTGGCGTGGTGTGCTTCGGATTCGGACACCTGACCGCCTTTGCCCTTTACCCACTTGTTCAAGTGGATCGGCTGAACCTGAGCTACAGCGCGGTGGGACTGTTGAACACGATCAACGCCTTGTTCTTCCTCGGCGGGTATATGGTCATGGGGCGGATGATTGACCGTCGCGGGGGCGTGTGGTCGCTGCGCCTTGTCTACGGCATTGGCTTGATCATTCCCCTGTGTTATGCCCTTGCCGTCGAAGGGTGGCATCTTGCTCCGGCGTTCGCCGCGTTGGGAATCGTCATGGCGGGGCTTGATTTGTGCCTGCTGAACACCGTCATGGAGTTGGGCGACCCGAAAAAGTTGGGGGAATACACGGCGATCCAAACCAGCCTGTTGGGAATTCGCGGGTTGATTGCGCCGTTCTTCGGCGTATTTTTGCTGAACAGCGGGTTTTCCCAAACGACGATCTTCCTGTTGGGAGCGGGGCTGATCGCCCTTGCCGTGATCATTTTGGGGTACGCGGTGAAGATGCCGCCCACGCCCTTTTTGGTTGAGGGGCAGCCATGA
- a CDS encoding red chlorophyll catabolite reductase, whose amino-acid sequence MVNEHPSEDRSAIFEDLWGILAELRAKMDARFMLHPHPSTADFQPYTSLTGEAKGFLSGFSGNEIDWLIHSYIGNPKASFTNMHLTAWLGAQTRVPHWGMALGTSPDIFLYMDFVPRADLVSDLDYLDRYYEPLNARYLDFQKDPNFSPFVSKSLYMRQSQSATSLCFLCKPRAENVAKIRTTAHAMLDQWIAYVDAAPPVPEDERAALARRDLHVRRAIAERDPANPMGEILFGKPLAERLIRALWGGDR is encoded by the coding sequence CTGGTGAACGAACACCCTTCCGAAGATCGCAGCGCGATCTTTGAAGACCTTTGGGGCATTCTTGCCGAACTGCGGGCAAAGATGGATGCCCGTTTCATGCTCCACCCGCACCCTAGTACGGCTGATTTTCAGCCCTACACCTCCCTGACGGGCGAGGCAAAAGGCTTCCTCAGCGGCTTCAGCGGGAATGAGATCGATTGGCTGATCCATTCTTACATTGGCAACCCAAAAGCCTCTTTCACCAACATGCATCTTACGGCGTGGTTGGGCGCACAGACCCGCGTCCCCCATTGGGGAATGGCGTTGGGGACGTCGCCCGATATTTTTCTCTACATGGATTTCGTCCCTCGTGCCGATCTTGTCAGCGATCTGGACTATTTGGATCGCTATTACGAGCCGCTGAACGCCCGTTATCTGGACTTCCAAAAAGACCCTAATTTTTCACCCTTCGTCAGCAAGAGCCTCTACATGAGGCAGTCGCAATCGGCAACCAGCCTATGTTTCCTCTGCAAACCAAGGGCGGAAAACGTGGCGAAAATTCGCACCACCGCGCACGCTATGCTGGATCAGTGGATCGCCTATGTCGATGCCGCCCCCCCCGTTCCAGAGGACGAACGAGCGGCACTGGCAAGGCGCGATCTGCACGTCCGGCGGGCAATTGCCGAGCGCGACCCCGCCAACCCAATGGGCGAAATCCTTTTTGGCAAACCGTTGGCAGAACGCCTCATTCGGGCGCTGTGGGGCGGAGATCGCTAG
- a CDS encoding CDP-alcohol phosphatidyltransferase family protein, whose protein sequence is MIDRLNSFNSPSPILRRWFSVALSRIGAAVDSLGISPNTITLIGLLPALIAAWLIGTGALPLAGVVLILGAPLDALDGAVARAAGKVTPFGALLDSTVDRYADGLLFAAFTWYFAGRGETAGFLLTLIAWIGGFAVSYIRARAEAAGLGSIQGGLFDRLVRMLMLIGMLLSGWLLPGMLILAVGTQATALQRLLLAAKAGKLSL, encoded by the coding sequence ATGATTGATCGACTGAACAGTTTCAACAGCCCGTCGCCCATCCTTCGCCGCTGGTTTTCCGTTGCGCTCAGCCGTATCGGAGCGGCGGTGGACAGCTTGGGCATTTCCCCCAACACGATCACCCTCATCGGGCTTCTTCCCGCCCTCATTGCCGCTTGGCTCATTGGGACGGGAGCACTACCGTTGGCGGGCGTCGTCCTCATCCTCGGAGCGCCGCTTGATGCCCTTGATGGGGCGGTGGCGCGGGCAGCCGGCAAGGTCACACCTTTCGGGGCGCTCCTCGATTCAACAGTGGATCGCTATGCCGATGGGTTGCTCTTTGCTGCATTTACTTGGTATTTCGCCGGGCGGGGCGAGACAGCGGGCTTTTTGCTCACGCTCATTGCGTGGATAGGGGGCTTTGCCGTCAGCTACATCCGCGCAAGGGCAGAAGCGGCGGGGCTTGGCTCGATTCAAGGTGGGCTGTTTGATCGCCTCGTGCGGATGCTCATGCTAATCGGGATGCTGCTCAGCGGGTGGCTGCTGCCGGGGATGCTCATCCTTGCCGTTGGGACTCAAGCGACAGCGCTCCAACGCTTGCTGCTCGCCGCCAAAGCGGGCAAACTCTCTCTCTAA
- a CDS encoding DNA topoisomerase 4 subunit A has product MTIGVVRPVNIDEQMREAYLDYAMSVIVARALPDARDGLKPVQRRILYAMSDMGLRPETAYKKSARIVGEVLGKYHPHGDQAVYDAMARMAQDFSVRYELVDGQGNFGSIDGDAPAAMRYTEARMTVEGIELLTDLDKDTVPYTDNFDGSLQEPSVLPAAFPNMLVNGASGIAVGMSTNIPPHNLGEVVDAAVYMLRQWDRLEDVTVHDLLSFIKGPDFPTGGLIFTDNTGDAQEYDNALTAAYATGRGKLTVRAKVHIESLGRGKAQIVIGEIPYQINKNSLIERIADLVRNERIDGINDLRDESDRQGLRIVIEVRSGFDPAEVLKDLFKLTPLQSTFSVIMLALVDNEPRTLSLKQSLRVYLDHRLEVIRRRSVYDLRRARERAHILQGLLTALEQITLVIQIIRESETTDTARSALMSRLSLSALQANAILDMPLRRLAALERTKLEDEFKEKIQQIQYLEGLLASPFAMRKVIADELLEIKKRFNDPRRTAIISGAPREVSAAELLAQNESTWVTLTVGNRISRTYQDAPPKITARTEDVPRFLLRSNTADILYVIAADGRAASVPVQGLPMSDEPAEGTDLGSQTDFRGGEGIAGAISITPSMEDGYLFFATEGGDAKRIRVADLPGLVARAFPVMNVGEDRIIAAHYVEDDDEVMMITAEGQAIRFKVNEVRPTGLPAGGMRGIRLTNGDRVVSAGVVRENAALWTITETGIAKSSPLAEYPLQGRAGAGVTTMKLTLGDRLATSSIATLNDLVIILTLRGRFKVVRFSDAPHGARTLKGDYSGIKLLQHDRVYAVTQIVRRPEVAKPPTDAHLNGAGE; this is encoded by the coding sequence ATGACAATTGGTGTCGTTCGCCCGGTAAACATTGACGAACAAATGCGCGAAGCCTACCTCGATTACGCGATGAGCGTGATCGTCGCCCGCGCCTTGCCCGACGCCCGCGATGGCTTGAAGCCCGTTCAACGGCGCATCCTCTATGCCATGTCCGATATGGGCTTGCGCCCGGAGACGGCGTATAAGAAAAGCGCCCGTATCGTTGGTGAGGTGTTGGGGAAATACCATCCGCACGGCGATCAGGCGGTGTATGATGCGATGGCACGGATGGCGCAAGATTTCTCCGTCCGCTATGAATTGGTCGATGGGCAGGGGAATTTTGGCAGTATTGATGGCGATGCGCCCGCCGCCATGCGTTACACCGAAGCACGGATGACGGTTGAAGGCATTGAACTGCTGACCGATCTGGACAAAGATACGGTGCCCTACACCGATAACTTTGATGGCAGCCTTCAAGAGCCAAGCGTTTTGCCCGCCGCCTTTCCGAATATGCTGGTCAACGGCGCGTCGGGGATTGCCGTTGGGATGTCCACAAACATCCCCCCGCATAACCTCGGTGAGGTGGTGGATGCCGCCGTCTACATGCTGCGCCAATGGGATCGCCTTGAGGATGTGACCGTTCACGATCTGCTGAGCTTTATCAAGGGACCGGATTTTCCGACGGGCGGCTTGATCTTCACCGATAACACAGGGGATGCTCAAGAGTATGACAATGCCCTAACCGCCGCCTATGCCACCGGGCGGGGAAAGCTAACTGTGCGGGCGAAGGTGCATATTGAAAGTCTGGGACGCGGCAAGGCACAGATTGTCATTGGCGAGATTCCCTACCAGATCAACAAAAACAGCCTGATCGAACGGATTGCCGATCTTGTGCGGAACGAACGGATCGACGGGATCAACGATCTGCGTGACGAGAGTGACCGGCAGGGGCTGCGCATTGTCATTGAAGTACGCAGCGGCTTTGATCCGGCGGAGGTGCTGAAAGACCTGTTCAAGCTGACGCCGCTGCAAAGCACGTTCAGCGTGATCATGCTGGCGCTGGTCGATAACGAGCCACGCACGCTCTCCCTAAAACAGTCTCTGCGGGTCTACCTTGACCATCGCCTAGAGGTGATCCGGCGGCGCTCAGTCTACGATCTGAGGCGCGCCCGCGAACGCGCCCATATTTTACAAGGGCTGCTGACCGCCCTTGAGCAAATCACCCTCGTCATTCAAATCATCCGCGAGAGCGAGACGACGGACACCGCCCGCAGCGCCTTGATGAGCCGCCTGAGTCTGAGTGCGCTGCAAGCGAATGCCATCCTTGATATGCCGCTTCGCCGCCTTGCCGCTCTAGAGCGGACAAAACTTGAAGATGAATTTAAAGAAAAAATTCAGCAGATTCAATACCTAGAGGGGCTGTTGGCAAGCCCATTCGCTATGCGTAAGGTGATTGCCGACGAACTGCTGGAGATCAAGAAACGCTTCAACGATCCGCGCCGGACGGCGATCATCAGCGGCGCTCCGCGTGAGGTGAGCGCGGCAGAACTTTTGGCGCAAAACGAGAGTACATGGGTGACGCTCACCGTAGGCAACCGCATCAGCCGCACCTATCAGGACGCCCCGCCAAAGATCACCGCCCGCACGGAAGATGTGCCGCGTTTTCTGCTGCGCAGCAACACCGCCGACATTCTCTATGTGATTGCCGCCGATGGACGGGCAGCCTCTGTCCCCGTGCAGGGGCTGCCCATGTCTGACGAACCTGCCGAAGGGACTGATCTCGGCTCGCAAACGGATTTTCGCGGCGGGGAGGGCATTGCTGGCGCGATCAGCATCACCCCCTCGATGGAGGATGGTTATTTGTTCTTTGCCACCGAGGGGGGCGATGCCAAACGGATTCGGGTTGCTGATTTGCCCGGGCTGGTGGCGCGTGCCTTTCCGGTGATGAATGTGGGCGAGGATCGGATCATCGCCGCCCATTACGTGGAAGATGATGATGAGGTGATGATGATCACTGCTGAGGGGCAGGCAATCCGCTTCAAGGTGAATGAAGTGCGCCCCACCGGACTTCCGGCAGGGGGGATGCGCGGAATTCGGCTGACAAATGGGGATAGGGTTGTCAGCGCCGGAGTTGTGCGGGAAAACGCCGCCCTATGGACGATTACTGAGACGGGCATTGCCAAGAGTTCCCCACTGGCGGAATATCCGCTGCAAGGGCGGGCGGGGGCGGGCGTGACGACGATGAAACTGACGCTTGGGGATCGTCTTGCCACGTCGTCCATTGCCACTCTGAATGACCTTGTGATCATCTTGACTTTGCGTGGGCGTTTTAAGGTTGTCCGCTTTTCTGATGCGCCGCATGGGGCGCGGACGTTGAAAGGGGATTACAGCGGAATCAAACTGCTTCAACATGATCGTGTCTATGCCGTGACGCAGATCGTCCGCCGTCCAGAGGTTGCCAAACCCCCCACTGATGCCCACCTGAATGGCGCGGGGGAATAG
- a CDS encoding DMT family transporter, with translation MKLRLSQRRLILICYPIFLGLAPIFGKMAIRAGADPFTLAALRTVVAAGILWVVYLLFARKYIFVYPAGLLGCIVVGTVNGIGSLFYYNGLSRLDASVAQLLNATYLIFVIVLSFAGGQRLSGRDVLRASLALLAVTLITQGVSGRIDWLGTGLMLGNAILFAATFVLGQRVTYEMPSPTVALYVLTTMAVIVVAARVIYRMEWIPQHADALAPIIALGISTALARLAMFFGLKRLGPTQTVLIGISEAGVTLLLAFVLLGDSLTGVQWVGVGVLMASLLLIRRQDLDKLKTGEIPLFVAMQLGRATTQNFNRIAFRKAFGGKTQVATLDEISVEDMRLIERMMSAPARYESPREMAAFARQQAKEKEQKSRKEKKGKR, from the coding sequence ATGAAACTTCGCCTGTCGCAACGGCGCTTGATCCTGATTTGCTACCCGATCTTTTTGGGGCTTGCCCCCATCTTTGGAAAAATGGCAATTCGGGCAGGGGCTGATCCGTTCACCCTTGCCGCGCTGCGCACCGTTGTGGCGGCGGGCATTTTGTGGGTTGTTTACCTGCTTTTTGCCCGAAAGTACATTTTTGTCTATCCGGCAGGGCTGTTGGGGTGCATCGTGGTGGGGACGGTGAACGGGATCGGCTCGCTATTTTATTACAACGGGCTGAGTCGTCTCGATGCTTCTGTTGCCCAACTACTGAACGCGACCTACCTGATCTTTGTGATCGTCCTTTCCTTTGCGGGCGGTCAGCGCCTTTCGGGGCGGGATGTGCTGCGGGCGAGTTTGGCGCTGCTGGCGGTGACGCTGATCACACAGGGGGTCAGTGGGCGGATCGATTGGCTGGGGACGGGCTTGATGCTTGGCAACGCGATCCTCTTTGCAGCGACGTTCGTCTTGGGGCAGCGCGTCACCTATGAAATGCCCTCCCCGACGGTGGCGCTTTACGTCCTGACGACAATGGCGGTGATCGTCGTGGCGGCACGGGTGATCTACCGCATGGAATGGATTCCGCAGCATGCCGATGCCCTTGCGCCGATCATTGCCCTCGGTATTTCGACGGCGTTGGCGCGGTTGGCGATGTTCTTTGGTCTGAAGCGCTTGGGTCCGACACAAACCGTTCTGATTGGGATTTCAGAAGCGGGGGTTACGCTGCTGTTGGCGTTCGTCCTTTTGGGAGATTCCTTGACGGGCGTGCAGTGGGTGGGGGTGGGCGTCCTCATGGCAAGTCTTTTGCTGATCCGGCGGCAAGACCTGGACAAACTAAAAACGGGGGAAATCCCGCTCTTTGTGGCGATGCAGTTAGGACGGGCAACCACCCAAAATTTCAACCGGATCGCCTTTCGGAAGGCGTTCGGGGGGAAAACACAAGTGGCAACCCTTGATGAGATCAGCGTGGAGGATATGCGGCTAATTGAGCGAATGATGAGCGCCCCGGCGCGTTACGAAAGCCCTCGCGAGATGGCGGCATTTGCCCGCCAGCAGGCAAAAGAAAAAGAACAGAAATCACGAAAAGAGAAAAAGGGTAAGCGGTGA